The following proteins are co-located in the Pyricularia oryzae 70-15 chromosome 1, whole genome shotgun sequence genome:
- a CDS encoding vitamin H transporter 1/biotin symporter vht1 produces the protein MPGSLEGSPSRGHVKPASGADFAQDALGRQEQGVSPEEDYDTERVERVYRKLDLRIISAFWILYFLCSAIRSNIGIAQTMNKSAGHDLMTVLNLTPRDTSTALSLFYVAYVIFDCPSNLVMSKLSPRVWMARIVFAVGVIGTCFAAVQDAWSVKLLRFLLGVVIAGMWPGMAYYLTLFYPPSRTGKRIGQYFTAAQVSAAVVGLVSAGFQQMDGLGGLVGFRWMFLIYGLTAVILGFVLLWWLPERPLPPGQERVRSRWSKWLPATPEALTGEDAIVHYKELRRVYHPRSWTLRDLGLVLIDWRLWPLVFMYFGVVGVGIGTQLYGTVIISSINSEFTGVQLSLLFAPIWIMDLIAILLVTPISDRFHRYRAEFFSAATSIQIAGLLTVTFASRTNPWARYGGLLLVGFGLGPTVPICMTWTNEIFQRRHGEVGVAAASALVSGLGNLGSIVTTYALYTGWPEDAASGPLQYRKSNLVMIAILVVSIVSSFANKALLGIFGNEPSRKLTADGTSVSGDDGSFQDGAARREAQQRGFGRLWGNPRS, from the exons ATGCCAGGATCGCTGGAAGGGTCGCCTTCGCGCGGCCACGTAAAGCCAGCCAGCGGCGCGGATTTTGCCCAGGATGCATTGGGTCGCCAAGAGCAAGGCGTGTCTCCTGAGGAAGACTACGACACAGAGAGAGTCGAGCGAGTGTACAG AAAACTTGACCTTCGAATAATCTCAG CTTTCTGGATTCTTTACTTTCTCTGCTCCGCCATCAGATCCAACATTGGCATCGCCCAGACTATGAACAAGTCTGCGGGTCATGATCTAATGACGGTCTTGAACCTCACCCCCAGGGACACCTCAACGGCACTCTCACTGTTCTACGTGGCCTATGTCATCTTCGACTGCCCCTCCAACCTAGTCATGAGTAAGCTGAGCCCGCGAGTCTGGATGGCCCGTATAGTCTTCGCCGTCGGTGTCATTGGGACCTGTTTTGCTGCCGTGCAAGATGCATGGAGTGTCAA ACTTCTGCGTTTCCTTCTGGGAGTTGTCATCGCCGGTATGTGGCCCGGCATGGCCTACTATCTCACGCTGTTCTACCCTCCATCGAGGACCGGGAAGCGAATTGGACAGTACTTCACCGCAGCTCAGGTGTCAGCCGCCGTTGTTGGTCTCGTGTCTGCTGGCTTCCAGCAGATGGACGGCCTTGGTGGTCTTGTAGGATTCCGGTGGATGTTCCTCATCTACGGCCTCACCGCTGTGATCTTGGGGTTCGTGCTTCTGTGGTGGCTCCCAGAACGACCACTGCCCCCTGGACAGGAACGCGTTCGGAGCCGTTGGAGCAAGTGGCTGCCGGCTACCCCTGAAGCACTGACGGGCGAAGATGCCATTGTTCATTACAAAGAGCTGCGGAGGGTCTATCATCCAAGATCATGGACATTGAGGGACCTCGGCCTGGTTCTCATTGACTGGCGCTTGTGGCCCCTGGTGTTCATGTACTTTGGGGTTGTAGGAGTTGGCATCGGCACTCAACTCTACGGCACCGTCATCATTTCCTCCATAAACTCAGAATTCACCGGTGTGCAGCTCAGTCTTCTGTTTGCACCCATCTGGATT ATGGATCTGATTGCCATCCTTCTCGTCACACCAATATCTGACCGGTTCCACCGTTACCGAGCCGAGTTCTTTTCCGCCGCAACATCGATACAAATCGCCGGGCTCCTGACCGTCACATTCGCCTCTCGGACCAACCCCTGGGCGCGCTACGGAGGTCTTCTCCTCGTCGGCTTCGGCCTGGGGCCCACGGTCCCCATTTGCATGACCTGGACCAACGAGATCTTTCAGCGTCGTCACGGCGAGGTgggcgtcgccgccgcctcggcttTGGTCTCGGGTCTTGGGAACCTGGGCAGCATCGTAACCACGTACGCGCTGTACACTGGATGGCCCGAGGATGCAGCGTCGGGTCCACTGCAGTACCGCAAGAGCAACCTGGTCATGATCGCGATCCTCGTCGTTAGCATCGTCAGCAGCTTTGCGAACAAGGCACTGCTGGGAATCTTTGGAAACGAGCCCTCCCGGAAGCTTACAGCTGACGGGACTTCTGTCTCCGGGGATGACGGCAGCTTCCAGGACGGAGCGGCTCGCCGCGAGGCTCAGCAACGTGGATTTGGTCGTTTATGGGGAAATCCCCGTTCCTAA